Sequence from the candidate division WOR-3 bacterium genome:
TTTCTACTGGTGGGAAGATTTTGTTTATGGTTTTTATCCTGGTCAGAGTGCTGCACATCCTGAATGGTGGCCAACTGATCCAGGAGCCCCTTTAAACAGATATGGATGGGGGCAGAGTTTTGTTCAGGATTTTGATGTTATTGTAGTTAAGTTGCCAAACGGTAAAATTGATACTTTTGTAGATATGCAGGGTGTGATTTATCCTTATCCAATTAAACCGGATTGGCTCTTTTTTGAGAATGAAAGAATAGATTCTCTTCCTTTAGGCTCACAGATTTTGGATACAATTCTTTCTGTTGGTAATCTTTATTTACCATATCCTCACAATTTTGAGAGGGACCAGTGGGGTTATTTAAGAAATTCTCATCTTACCTTTTCCTGGAAGATGACAGCTCAGCTTACAAAGAAAACAAAAACTGCTCCAGGTCATGAACTTTTAGTTGGTGCTGAATATAAAAAGATTAATTTGATGGTTTATGATGTGGATTTTGCTTCAGGTGGAAATATTTATCTCCAGATGGTTAATCCGCCACTTTCAAAAAGACCCTTTGATACAACTTATAATTTTGTTGATTTTCTGAATTCCCATAAAGTTAAACCCTATCAGGTAGCCTTTTATCTCAGAGATAAAATTGAAATGGAAGGAATGTGGGCAAGGGTTGGTGTGAGGTTTGATCTAATAGATAATGATGGATACTATTCACCGATTCTTGAATCAAAACCACAGGAAGCATTTATAACAGATCCTGTTTATGGAGTGAGATATTTCTCAGAGGCAGAAAATACAAAACCTTACTGGATAATATCCCCGAGAGTTGGTGTTTCTCATCCGATTACTGAGAGAGATGTTCTGCATTTTACCTATGGACATTATTATCAGATACCGCCTTATAACCAAACAAATTTCAATTATATTGTGACAGGTGCATTTCCAATAATTGGAAATCCAAGATTAAAACCAGAAAAGACTGTTTCTTATGAGTTAGGAGTTAAGCATGGTTTTACAACAGATTTTATAATTGATATAACAGCATTCTATAAAGATATTCAGAACTGGGCAAGGACAAAATTTTATAAAGTTGATCCATTAACAAATGTAACTACATTTTATAATGAGGATTATGGATCTTCAAGAGGAATTGGTGTTGAGATATTAAAAAGGCCAGGAGGTGTATTTATTCCCTATTTATCTTTGAATATAAACTATACCTTCCAAGTAGCAAAAGGTTCCTTTTCTTCTCCTTATCTTGGTTATTACTGGCAGTGGCTTGGTTATCCTCTTCCTCCAAAGGAATCTCCTCTTAACTGGGACCAGACCCATTCTGTAAATGCTATTTTCTCATGGATTGTTCCTCAGAATAAGAGATTTCTTGGTTTATCTGACTGGGGAGCTACGCTTCAGTTTGCTTATGGTTCTGGATTCCCATGGACACCTCCTATAAGGTCTGAGAGAGATGCAATTGAACTTATTAATTCAAGAAGATTACCTTCAACAAAGAATGCAGACCTTAGGTTATTTAAGAATTTCCCTCTATGGAGAGGTAATTTACAGGTTTTTATGGATATTTATAATGTCTTTAATACAAAAAATCTTGGAGGCATTTATGATGAAAACTGGTATGACCAGTTTAAAGACCCTGAGGGTGAGGTAAAGGATTTGAGTGTATGGGAGCCGAGAAGACAGACAAGAATTGGATTTTTCTTTGAAATAGGCGGATTCTAAAAAGGAGGAATTTAATTATGAAGAGATTAATTTTTGTTTCCCTTTTGATGGTTGGGAGTGTTTTTTCCTCCAATAAAATTGCCCCTAAGTCAGGCGGAGTTCATGTTTTAAAGGGTCCTCGAGCGATATTTAACCAGACAATACCTGAAGCCTGGAACTGGATGAGTAATTATGGATTTATGGGTGGGGAGGGTGCTGGTGGTTTATGGGGGTTATCCTGGCCTGGTGGTGCTGCTGTAAACAATTATTACTTATGGCTTTCCTATTTTCTTGTTGGGGCAAAAGTTGGCAGTGAGTATTATGTAACTCAGGCTGATTATACAGCTAATGAATGGAGTCCTTGTGAAAATTTTAAGGAGTATGTTGGTCCTGGAAAGTCAGTTGTTGATATTGTTGTGTGTTTTAATGATTGTAAGTCAAATTCAAGGAATTCCCCTGGTAGGCGTCTTGGTGTAAAGGTTTTATGGAGAGTTCTTACTTGGCCTAATGAACCATATAATGATTTTATAGCCTATGAACTTTATATAACATTTAATAAAGATTCTTCAGATATTCCTGGTATAGGAAATCAGTTAGATTCCTTTTTTGTAGGGATGTGGTATGATTGTGATGTTTCCGGTGCTGATGCAAGTAACCCGCATATTGATGATCTTGTTCATTTCACAGGTTGGACAAATAATGAGTGGAGTAATAATTTTAAATTTCCACCATATTCTGATAAGGTAAGCTTCTATGGAGTAAGAGATTCATTCTTAACTTTCTCAGATGGTATAGATGACAATTACTTCATATGGGGTGATGATGAGATGGAACATATAGGAACAACCTGTGTGTCAAAGATACCTGTTAGAAAACCGAATAATACTTATGATACTGTTTTAGGTTATCTTATTCCCTATGGTATGAGTTATATTTATGATGGAGATGATCCTGCTGTTCCTGGAAACGATGAAGGAGAGGGAGGAAAGTCTGCTGGATATTGTTTTGGAGCTTTCATTTATGCTCCTCCTTCTGTTTCTGATTCTATATGGATTGATAATGGAGATACATGTAGGATAGTGAGACCTTTTTCCCATCAATGGTGGAACTGGGAATCTGACCCTGGAACTGACCTTGATAGATACAGATATATGAAAGGAAAACATCCTGCAACACAGGGATATAGATATGCCCCCCATCCATATGATTTAAACGCTTCAGAGTTTGATTATAGGTTTTTAAATACAGTTGGTCCATATACTCTTAGAAGTGGAGATACTCTGAAATTTGTATGGATTGCCGGTGTTGGTCAGGGTTTAGATGGTGGAATTGATAATTACTGGGGAAGGGGGTGGATAAGGGGAGCAAGACAAACACTTGAGTGGGCATACAGGGCATATTATGCTGGTAATCCTGGGGATCCTGCTCATCCAACTGCTCCAAAGTTTGATCCTGCGAAAGATAATCACTGGAAGATCCCGATACCGCCTCCTGCTCCTCTTTTAAAATATCAACTAACAAAAAAAGGAGTTCTTCTTGTATGGGATAATTCAGCAGAGGCTTATGTTGATCCCTTAAAGCAGAGACCTGACTTTCTACTTTACAGAGTATACAGGAGTATTTTCGAACCCAGGAATTTTTCTTTGATGGCTGAAGTTAAAAGGGACGAACTGGGAGGAATTTCCCATAGTTTTCTTGATACAACAGCACAAGTAGGATTCCCATACTTTTATGTTGTTACAGCAATGGATGAAGATTCTCTTGAATCTCCAATGGTTAATTACAAGAAAAATCCTGATGGAAGTGCGGTTCCTCTTTACATTACTACGGAACCTGCTGAAAAAGGAGATCTTTCACAGGTAAAAGTTGTTCCTAATCCTTTCCTTGGTTCAGCAAAATGGTCTGCAACTGAGTTATACAGTAAAATTGAATTTCAGAACCTTCCTCCTATTTGTAAGATTTATATATTTACAGCCAGTGGAAAACTTGTAAAGATGCTTGACCATAAGAATTTAACAGGAACAGAATCCTGGGACCTTTTAAATGAAAATGGAGTTAAGGTTTCTTCAGGATTATATTACTATAAAGTTGAAACTCCTGAAGGTAATTCAAAGGTTGGAAAGTTTGTAATACTTGATTAAAAGGAGGTAATTTTAATGAGAAGGTTTTTAACTTTCCTTATTTTATTCCCACTTTTGCTTTTTGCACAGCAAAAGGTGGGAAATGTGGGTGCTGATTTTCTTTCTATTCCTCTTTTGCCTGAAGCAATGTCAATGGGTGGTGCATACACTGCTGTTTCAAGTGGTGCTTCAAGTGTTTTTTGGAACCCATCTGGAACTGCTGATGTAAAAGGTTATGAAATTTATACTGGTTATACTATGTGGTTTGAAGATACAAAGGTTCCTTATTTATCTATTGTTAAAAGTCAAGGATTTTATGGTAATTTCGGTCTATTTATTTCCGGTTTCTTTACTGGAAAGATGGAGGAGTGGACAACAGATGGACCTACAGGAAACACATTCAGTTATAATGCCTATCAAATTGGATTGAATTATTCAAGATATTTTACCGATAGATTTACAGCGGGTGTATCTATTAAGATGGTTAGAGAAAATTACGGACCCTATTCTTCAACTCAGGGAGTTGCTTTTGATGCTGGAACTCTTTTTAATACTGGACTTTATACAATAAAACTTGGAATGGCATTTTTGAATCTTGGTCCTGAGCTTAAGCCCGATGGTAAATATATTCAGTATATTTATGAAGGCGGACAGATGAAGGAGAATGAAAGGGAATTTATGAGTTATCCTCTTCCAACAACCTTTAAACTGGGGCTTGCCTTTGAACCCTATACTTCAAAATTCTTAAAAGTTACGGGTGCTATTGAACTTCTTCACCCCACTGATTATAATGAGAGTTTTCATACAGGAATTAAATTTGATTTTAATACAATTTATATTTCAACAGGATACTATTATCTTATAGGGCAGAGGGTAATAGAGGAAAAGTTTAAGGAGGGAGGTTTTTCTCTTGGCTTTGGGTTAAATGCGCCAACAAAGTTAGGAACTATAAAGATTAATTATTCCTTTAATGATATGGGAATTTTGCCTGATGTTAATAGATTTTCTATTAACTTCAGTTTATAAAGGAGGTTAAAAAATGAAGAAGTTATTTTTGTTATCATTGATACTTTTTTTGCCTTTACATTCTTATACAATAGGTCAAAAAAAATCACAAATCTTCTTAAGATGGGGTATAACACTTGCTTTTTATCCTCAGGATGTAATTGCAAGGGTGATTGACAGAGTTCAATATGAAGAAGGAGGAACTTTAAAAGATCTTAACTTTGTTGTATGGACTCCTTATGAGAAAATTTTAGTAAAAAGATTTAAAATTAATAAAATATCCGGTAATTTACCTCAAAGGAAATATGGATGGTTAATAGCTTCTGGAATAGGTATTTATAGAACAGCTTCTCTTGATAATACAAATCTTCTTGCCTTTTCAAAGATTATTCCTGGTAAAATAATTGATTTTGACGTATCATATAAAAAGAGTGGTTCAGTTTATATCCCTCAAAATGTTTTTTGTGTGGACTCTTTGGGAGATATTTTACTATATAATTCAACAACAAATACTGTTTCAGTAATAGACACGAATCATAATGCCTTATCAATTTCTCTTGTGCCTGGAAAGATTGATACTATTATTTACGTTGGAAGAAGTGATGGTGTCTATTTTGCTAAAATTAATGACAATTATCAGACTTGGAATAAAGTTGGTGATCTAAGTGAGAGAGTGAATATTCTTTATGCAACAAGTTCCTTTATTCTTGCTGCTACCCCTTCAGGTTTATTTAGATGGGATGGAACAAACTGGACCCAGATAAATAATTTAACTATTAATTCAATTAAAGGGACAGGATTAACAAATAATAGAATATATATAGGGACAAGTTCAGGGGCTTATTATTCTGATGATAATGGATTAACCTGGGTTTCAATAAATGCTTTTTCTGGCAAAGATGTTATTGCACTTACTGAAAAAACTTCAGGTTCCTATCCAGGTCTTGGAACTTTCTTTGCTGTTATAAGGAATGATGGAGTTTATGATGACCTTGGAAATCATTTTACATCGGGTCTTGATGCATTTCTTAATTATGGTGCTTTGAATGGTTTTGATGTTGAATCTGATAATTTTGGTAGAATATGGTATGCTTGTGAGGCAGGACTTTTTTATCTTAAAGATTTTGGAGGAGGTAATTACGGATGGAATTTCAATCCTGGAATTGAGGAACAGTATGACCCACAAAAACCTGAAACTTCAACTATGATAGGGGTAAATGTTGCTGATGAGATTGTAAATGCTTTCCTTTCTGCATTCAAGCCTTTATTTAATGATACTCTCTATATAGATTTAGAAAAAATCAAATCTATGTTTTTAAATTATTTTGGTGCTTCTTATCCTGAGGATACTTTTCATTTTGTTATTAACCCATACTTAGTAACTCCACCTGATCCAAATGGTAGTCCTCCTTATAAGCCTTCTGATATACTCCCTGTATCACTCTTTACTTTGCATGATAGATGGCAGGACAATCCTCAAGAGTTAAAAGATGCCATATATGTAAAAGTTGGTTTCGAACTACTTGGAAAAGTTGGTGGTTTTCTATCTCTTACAGATCTTGAAAAGAAATTTGTATTTGATTATCAGTTTGTCAACAGGGGACTCTTTAATTTGAAACCAAAGGAAAATAAGCTTGTAAGAAAAGGTTTTGCTACTCTATTAATAGGTAATTACAAATATGAGGTGGATGGAGCTCCTATAACTGGAATTCCTGGTATTTTTGATTTTACTGAATATTATGATTCTACTGGAACCAATGTAGATATGAATAATATTTCAAAGTATCATGGGGAAGGAGAGCCTGAGGCTAATGAATTTAGCACTGCAAGAATATTTACTCTTTTAGAATATATAAAGGAAAAGTATGGAATATCAAAAATTGACACACTCTTTAGAGACACTTCAACATCTTTAGAAAGATTTAAACCTTACATTTCTCAATGGGCAATTGCTAATGCAAAAAAGGATTATACCTTATTTGTATCTTTCCCAAAAGAGGAATCTACAACAGAGTTGAGATATGCATTTATTGAACAAGAGCCTTTTTCCTATGTAATTTATAATCATAATCCTGATGCAAGCACACATATTCTTAGATTAAGTTTTCCCGATGATGCTTCCTATTTTGATGCTCAGGGTAACTGGATTTCACCTATTGAGGTCTGGAATATAAATTATAAAGTTGATAATACAATAGAGGTTACTAAACTTTTCCCTGAGAATACCTTGAGACATACATATTCTGTTCTTTTGAATGATAATACAGTATCCTTAAAACAGCAAATTGTGGTTGTAAATACTGATCTTGAAAAGGTTTTCAGCACTGCAAGGGGAAGAGATTTAGAAGTTCCGTACCCCATTTTGATGGTTTTCCAGAACCCTGCTGTTGATAACTTTGTTGATGTATATCTCTGGAGTAGAAGAAAGGTTTATAAGGATGTTAATGAGGAAGGTGTGGAACTAACAATTTCAGAAGGTGGAAGGGTTATTGATGTTGATGAAAATCTTACAAACCTTGCAGGTTCTGCTCCAATTGCTCTATTTACTACATCAAAGGAACTTAAGAGGAAAAGCACTATCTATAACTTTAATGCTTATGTAGAAGATACAACAGGTAATGGAGCACAAGTTGTTATTTCTGTTCCTGTTTTTTATGTAACTGGTGGAGGGACTTTTGCTTCTTCTGATGGTTCTATTAAAGTTAATATTCCATCCAATATAAATAATTCCTTCATGCTTACTTTTTCAAGAAATGATAAAATTGCTTTTGATTACATTGTTCCTGGTTCAGCAGAAGGTTATTCAGATATTATAACAATTGGGCAGAATGGAAAAAGAATTTCCTCTAACTTTAGAGTGGAGATTATTGATCCTTCATTGAAAAATGAGGGAGTTACCTTTTATAGATATGAAAGTGGGATTGGTTGGATTCCTGTTGAGGGAATTGTTGATAGGAACGAGGGGAAATTCCTTTTTGAGACAAACACTTTTGGAGTATTCCAGGTAAGAAGCGGTGGAGGAGGTTTAAATACTCCATTGATAAAAGCCCCACCTATTATTAAAAAAGAAGAGGCAAAAATTTCCTTTTATATTCCTTTTAAAAAGAATGTTGAATTATCCCTTTATAATTCATCAGGAAGAAAGATTTCTGAATTACTTAAAGGTGAAAAAGAGCCTGGAATTTATGAATTTACTCTTAATATTCCTTCTCAGGGCACTTATTTCATAGTAGCTGATATTGATGGATTTTCAAAAATTAAAAAGAAAGTTATCGTTTTAGATTCTAAATAAGGAGGGTTAAAATGAGAATGAAAACTTTTTTATCTTTAACTTTGGTTTCTATGATATTTCTTACAGCCTGTAAAAAGGTAGAAACTCAATTTTCACCTGAACCCTCAAGAGATGAACTTCTTAAAAAAGCGTGGTTCTATTATGATAAGGGAGATTTTGCAAGTGCTGAATTCTGGTTTGATTCTCTTATAACATTAAACCTTCAAGATAGAGAGGCTCTTCTTGGCAAAGGCTACACGCTTATGGAAAGAGAAAATTATGATCTTAGTTCAGCACTTTCTTATTTTTCTCTAATTCTTGCTCTTGACGGAATTTCTTTAGTTGAAAAAAGATTTAAGGAGGTTGCAACAATAGTTCAGGGTCCCTCTCTTCCATATGGAGCGACTTGGGCTATAAAAACAAAAAAGAGAAATATTGTTTGGGTATCAAGTGTGATTGAAGCACCTGCAAATGTTAAAATTCCCTTTTATTTTGATGATACCCTTGTTTACTTTAAAGGCAGTGCTCCTGATACAGTAACTTTTATAGATTACAGCTATTATGTGCCCCAGATGGGAACAGATGATAAATTTTTATGGGCTTGGGCAGGTATAGGATTTATATATCTTGCTCAGGACAAAAATTCACTTGCTGCTGAATACCTCTATTCTTTGGCAAAAAGAAGTAGAGCTTTTTACTTCCCACATTATCCTTTTATAAAATTTACAAATATTATTGGTTCTGCTGCTTATGCTTATTTCAAGGAAGGTCTATTCGGAAATGCAGTTGATGTTTTGAAACTTTCTGGCTGGAATGATTATCCTCAGGATCCCTTTGACCCTCTTTCCCGTTTAAAAATTCTTTTAAAAATTGAAGAGTTAATGAATGATTGATTAAAATTAAAAAATAAAATGGGTTCAAATCCCATAAAAAAAGGAGGTTTTTAAATGAGTAATTATAAAAAAATAATAGGAGGAATGCTAATAACTACATTCCTCCTTGCGGGCTATATAACTCCTACTGTGAAGACACATTTTGTTATTGAGAAAGATGTGGTGAGTTCTCTTGACTATTATCTTGCATCTCCTCCTGCATATACCACCTTAACAATAGAGTTTGTTGATACTATGCCAAACGAGTATTCAACCCTTTATACTGCTGAAAAACCAATAAATACATCACCAGACCAATCCTGTGTTTTCTTCACTTACAGAAGGTTATCAGATAATCTAAACTATCCAGGTTCAGGTTGGTTAGCTCTTACATTTACAAAGGATGGTGGAATGACATGGAGCAGAGTATGGCCTTACAATGATGATGGTGGAGGAAGGTATCCACAGGTTGGTCCATGGATGGGTAACTGTGATACATTCATATGCTCTTATGCAAATGTATCTCCTGGTTATGGTGCTTCAATAGCAACTGTTCCATCAGATGGTGACCTCAGTCAGGGGAATATTATAAAGTATTATTATGCAACGACTACCTTTGTTGGTTTTCAGAGTTTTGCAACTGGTTCAAATGACCTTGCCAATTATGTAAACTGGATGATAGGTGCTGATAATAACTATTTTACTCACTGGTGGTGGAGGTTAGGGTTTAT
This genomic interval carries:
- a CDS encoding PorV/PorQ family protein, whose product is MRRFLTFLILFPLLLFAQQKVGNVGADFLSIPLLPEAMSMGGAYTAVSSGASSVFWNPSGTADVKGYEIYTGYTMWFEDTKVPYLSIVKSQGFYGNFGLFISGFFTGKMEEWTTDGPTGNTFSYNAYQIGLNYSRYFTDRFTAGVSIKMVRENYGPYSSTQGVAFDAGTLFNTGLYTIKLGMAFLNLGPELKPDGKYIQYIYEGGQMKENEREFMSYPLPTTFKLGLAFEPYTSKFLKVTGAIELLHPTDYNESFHTGIKFDFNTIYISTGYYYLIGQRVIEEKFKEGGFSLGFGLNAPTKLGTIKINYSFNDMGILPDVNRFSINFSL
- a CDS encoding TonB-dependent receptor, with protein sequence MDLKLKSIFLLIGVFLTILWAGTTGKISGRVTDATTGEGLPFAVVRLVGTQLGAYTDDQGYYVILNVPPGTYNIEVTYAGYQPGLVKGVVVEADRTIEVNIGLKPTTVEVEPIVVEAKEKLIRPDIPESRKIMKGEEVAQIPVMNIQSVVEISVGVVERGGLHIRGSRPEEVVYVVNGVEVRDPFTAFTAPGIPLLAMEEAGVSTGGFDVDQGAAAGGTINLVTKGGGEKYDFAYRFSTTNLSFLGDQINGFLNAERGDYIRDFLLGYNRDLKATTGKRHRRDEILNEFSLSGPMPFLNRKAANFLISGDYQTHKGRFPVYSEENKRVKNWGLSFRFDTRLTQYLLLYLTGFYRYERFGEYDPQFRFMPDLRYEFLRRMRSFSGGINWLVAQKYMNEINFGYFGRDLKRNIFEDIDKDGVDDFDDRDLDGFPEIDIDYFKRVYYDSIKGKWIIDNNYWYGIDSVAKMTKVDRKYFNVNEKEGYVELPFYWWEDFVYGFYPGQSAAHPEWWPTDPGAPLNRYGWGQSFVQDFDVIVVKLPNGKIDTFVDMQGVIYPYPIKPDWLFFENERIDSLPLGSQILDTILSVGNLYLPYPHNFERDQWGYLRNSHLTFSWKMTAQLTKKTKTAPGHELLVGAEYKKINLMVYDVDFASGGNIYLQMVNPPLSKRPFDTTYNFVDFLNSHKVKPYQVAFYLRDKIEMEGMWARVGVRFDLIDNDGYYSPILESKPQEAFITDPVYGVRYFSEAENTKPYWIISPRVGVSHPITERDVLHFTYGHYYQIPPYNQTNFNYIVTGAFPIIGNPRLKPEKTVSYELGVKHGFTTDFIIDITAFYKDIQNWARTKFYKVDPLTNVTTFYNEDYGSSRGIGVEILKRPGGVFIPYLSLNINYTFQVAKGSFSSPYLGYYWQWLGYPLPPKESPLNWDQTHSVNAIFSWIVPQNKRFLGLSDWGATLQFAYGSGFPWTPPIRSERDAIELINSRRLPSTKNADLRLFKNFPLWRGNLQVFMDIYNVFNTKNLGGIYDENWYDQFKDPEGEVKDLSVWEPRRQTRIGFFFEIGGF
- a CDS encoding T9SS type A sorting domain-containing protein, producing MKRLIFVSLLMVGSVFSSNKIAPKSGGVHVLKGPRAIFNQTIPEAWNWMSNYGFMGGEGAGGLWGLSWPGGAAVNNYYLWLSYFLVGAKVGSEYYVTQADYTANEWSPCENFKEYVGPGKSVVDIVVCFNDCKSNSRNSPGRRLGVKVLWRVLTWPNEPYNDFIAYELYITFNKDSSDIPGIGNQLDSFFVGMWYDCDVSGADASNPHIDDLVHFTGWTNNEWSNNFKFPPYSDKVSFYGVRDSFLTFSDGIDDNYFIWGDDEMEHIGTTCVSKIPVRKPNNTYDTVLGYLIPYGMSYIYDGDDPAVPGNDEGEGGKSAGYCFGAFIYAPPSVSDSIWIDNGDTCRIVRPFSHQWWNWESDPGTDLDRYRYMKGKHPATQGYRYAPHPYDLNASEFDYRFLNTVGPYTLRSGDTLKFVWIAGVGQGLDGGIDNYWGRGWIRGARQTLEWAYRAYYAGNPGDPAHPTAPKFDPAKDNHWKIPIPPPAPLLKYQLTKKGVLLVWDNSAEAYVDPLKQRPDFLLYRVYRSIFEPRNFSLMAEVKRDELGGISHSFLDTTAQVGFPYFYVVTAMDEDSLESPMVNYKKNPDGSAVPLYITTEPAEKGDLSQVKVVPNPFLGSAKWSATELYSKIEFQNLPPICKIYIFTASGKLVKMLDHKNLTGTESWDLLNENGVKVSSGLYYYKVETPEGNSKVGKFVILD